The segment CGTGTATACGTgtgaatattaatttaaaaatattgaaaatcttaATGTTTATTGCCCCCGAACTATACTCGTTTTTTCACttgagtatttaaatttttttttgtttcacatTTATACTTAAACTATCATTCATTACACAAATTTTCCCATAatgttaaaaaaacaaaaaaagctaACACGTGGCTTATTAGAATGTGCAACGTTGtcttcttttatattttaatattatgtgtattatattaattgaaaaagcatatataatatataaataattttaaaattttaaaaatgtttttaagataaaatattataaaatatataaaatatattttaaaaattcaaaataatatataaaataaaaaaatttgcaaaaattttaaaattatttaaattttagaaacttgaaaaaaaccttaaaattttcaaaatatatattctaGAAATATTgtaataattttttcaaaaattctaAATTCTGAAAATTCAAAACAATAAATGAAACATTcaaaaaatttaactaaaaagtaTACATtctataaattgaaaaaatgaaatcttttaacttagaaattaaaaataaaaataaaaaatataaaattgagaaaattttaataattttaaaattgaaaaattaaaattatgaaaatattgtCTTGACTTGAATTAGAACTAGTTAACTTTTTGGTTACACTTATTTGACATAGGTTCGAACTGTCTTGTCCCATCCCTCatctttaatattgtataaaaattatgaaaatattaaaatgttaaaatttaaagGAGAAGTCTGTAAACTATTAGCTAAAGTCacagaaatatttaaaatgtttaaattgttttaaaattattaacattatttttctattttttatttttaaatttatatatatattaattttaataaacatGAATGTCATATAACCTATTCTAATTGGGGTTGCATGTCAACTGAATTTTTATTGCTATTATAAAATCAAACTAAATTGGGTaaccaaataataattttaaaaataaaaaattaagcattaaTCCATATTAAAAACAAAGGTTAACTTATAACATACATATATGTGATATATCATTCACTAAAGTATGCTAAAGTAGCCTATTACAATAATATTCAATCCACACTATCTACTGACTATTGTCATCTTATATTATGGATTTCCATTAGAAGAGGACTATAGGGAAGAGTTTTGACATCCATTTTTCAGGTTCAAATTACAGTCCTAGATTGTCGCTTGCTTCCATTCCTATGATAACATGCGActttataaaaatataacattCCGGCGAACAACTATATATATGGGTAGATTTATTCATACAGATGAGGAGGAAGACGAGGTGTGAAAACAACATTAAGTGGCGTGGCTTTGAGATTAGTCAAACCGGCACCCTCACGCATGTCGACTGGCTCATCGAACAGTGTCGTAATCTCGAACGATTGCAGCAGAGTCGCAAGGTTGAGTTGTAAAACTTGAAGAGCAAATGAGATTCCGGGGCAAACTCTTCGACCGCTGCCGAATGGTATGAATTCGAAGTTTTGTCCCCTCACATCCATGTGCTTTTGCGTTGTAAGGAACCTTTCGGGTCGAAACTCGTCGGGATCGGACCACACTTTGGGATCTCGCTGAAGCTTGGAAATGTTTACAAGAAGGCGTGTGCCTGCCGGTATGAAGTATCCGCCGGTGATGCAGTCTTCGACGGATTCATGCGGTACAGACAGTGGGGCGGCGGGGTATAATCGGGTTGTTTCATTGATTATGGCTTGGAGATAGACCAAGTTCTTGATATCGGATTCTTCCACTAGCCTGTCTTTACCGACAAAAGTGTCTAATTCATTTTGGGCTTTCTTCAACACATCGCGGTGGTTTAATAGTAACGATAGAGCCCATGATATCGTCACTGTTGTTGTGTCGGTTCCACCTACAATTATCGCCTGCAAAAGTAACGAAACAATTTTGAAGATAAATTCTACCATGGGATTCAAAATGCAATCAACTTTACCTCTATTCTCCAACTGTGACGCTTCAATAATTTTGTGCTTAAATGGAGTAAACAAGACATGTGAATCCCACTCTGTCtccatttattttttaaaaattaataaaacattacCTAAGATTTCAGATCAAAAGGCAGGGTGGCTTAATACGTTGATATTGTCCAATCTTAATTCTTGACTTAAATATCGgatttaaataatgaaaaaaaatcagGCACCACCCAATTTGACATCACAATGATTGAATGGTAGAAGGAAAAAGAAGAAGCGATTTGTAGGTAAAAGTCAGTAAGAACTAACCAGGCAGGTAGCTTTGTTGATTGTGTCAGCATCATAAGAAGGGTGGTCTCCAGCATCTTCAAGAAGCGACAACATCATGTACATGAAATTATCAAGTTCGTCGTACGATTTGCCTGAATTTCTCTTCCGTTTATGTTCATCCAAGCATTCCTTAAGAATTTGGTCCAGTTTCTTTGCCGTCTTCTTCATCGCCTTCTCATGCCCACCCAAATCCAACCACCGCAAGAACGGCAGCGAGTCCGCCACCGTGAACGTCCCTGTCAAATGGAAGAAATCTCTCAACGCTTTCCGCCGTTGCTCGTTTTCTTCTTCCTCGTGTGAAGTTTCAATCTCGGAGTATCTCTTCCCGATAACAATCTTGAAAACTGTGTTTATGTTCAAAGTCCAAAACCATCTCTTCATCTCCACAACCACTGGTTCCGAACAATTATTGGTGACTAACTCATAAAGCCGTTTGATTGATGCTCTGATTTCCGATTCTCGTACATGTCTCAGCTTCTCCAATCGGTAGTTGGACAGTACCTCGAGCGTCGCTATCTTGCGAACGTGACGCCAGTAAGGGCCGTAAGAGCTGAACCCAAACATGGCGAAGTTGTATCCCAAAAGCTCCGCCGCTAGAGTTCTGGGACGACTGGCGAAGGCTTTATCGTTGGTGGTGAAACACTCTTTAGCCATTTCCCAATTGCTTACTACTAGTGTTGGGTGCATGCCTAGCCTGAAGGTGAAGATCGGCCCGTATGCGTCGGCAAAGTTACCCATGGTGATGTGGGCTGGTTTTGGCCCTCCTAACAGGTGGAGGTGG is part of the Gossypium arboreum isolate Shixiya-1 chromosome 5, ASM2569848v2, whole genome shotgun sequence genome and harbors:
- the LOC128293075 gene encoding cytochrome P450 CYP82D47-like, yielding MGAFFPNPVIGVAGIFALLLFSYLLFTTVITRKSSSKKKKPPEIGGARPFLGHLHLLGGPKPAHITMGNFADAYGPIFTFRLGMHPTLVVSNWEMAKECFTTNDKAFASRPRTLAAELLGYNFAMFGFSSYGPYWRHVRKIATLEVLSNYRLEKLRHVRESEIRASIKRLYELVTNNCSEPVVVEMKRWFWTLNINTVFKIVIGKRYSEIETSHEEEENEQRRKALRDFFHLTGTFTVADSLPFLRWLDLGGHEKAMKKTAKKLDQILKECLDEHKRKRNSGKSYDELDNFMYMMLSLLEDAGDHPSYDADTINKATCLAIIVGGTDTTTVTISWALSLLLNHRDVLKKAQNELDTFVGKDRLVEESDIKNLVYLQAIINETTRLYPAAPLSVPHESVEDCITGGYFIPAGTRLLVNISKLQRDPKVWSDPDEFRPERFLTTQKHMDVRGQNFEFIPFGSGRRVCPGISFALQVLQLNLATLLQSFEITTLFDEPVDMREGAGLTNLKATPLNVVFTPRLPPHLYE